The Mesoaciditoga lauensis cd-1655R = DSM 25116 nucleotide sequence GCCCTATTTTTTTCGTGTATCTCAAAGCATTTTCCAAACGCTTTTTTGCTTCGTTCAAGCTCATAAATCGCGCTGGCCTATAAACATATCCAGCAACGCAGAATCTACATCCCCGTGTACATCCTCTTTCAATTTCAACGAGGTATCTTCTTCCAAAAGCCCCCTTATAAGAGAGAATGGATGACTCTGCCAAAGAGCGATCTAAATCTTTCAAACCGGATATACTTACGTTCTTTTTTCCAAAAGATGGGAGAGAAAGGCAATTCAAATCCTTTAGCCTTTCCAGTAAAGATTCTCCCCTATATCCTTCCAACCAAAAATCTCTTAAATTTTCAAAGAAATCTTCGCATCCTTCAAGCTCCCCGTGAAAAATGATATCAGCCATCGACCAGAAAACATTTGGGTTGAAGAAAGTTAAAGCTCCACCCACAATCACCAGCGGCTTCCATTTTCTTTCTTTGGAAAGCGGAGGGATACCACTAATACGGAAAATATCTATAAGATTCAACACATCGAATTCAAAAGAAATTGAAAAGGCCAAAATATCAAAATCACTTAACAACCGACCATGTTCAATTGAGCGCATTTCCTTTGAATAGACGAATCTTTCACAATCAAAGCCTTTTTTGGAAAGAAACGTGTAAACAGCGTTGAATCCCAAATTCGAAACGGCTGAAGTGTAATCATTTGGATAGATCAAAGCTATCGATGGTTTTTGTGTGCCATGGCGCTCTACAAGTACTACTTCATTCGTTTCCTTTTGCGACGTCGCTTTCTTCATTCATCCCTTCTTCATTCTTGCCGTTTCTTCCCAATTCTCCTTTTAACAAAGCGTTCAGTTCTTCTCCTTGGATAGTTTCCTTTTTAAGAAGTACCTCGGCTATGTCATCCATTTTGTCTCTATATTTTAAGAGAATTTCCTTTGCTCGATCGTAGCATTCCGAAACGATCTTTTTCACTTGAACGTCTATTTCAGAAGCCGTTTCCTCACTGTAATTTCTCATTCTTGAAAGCTGTTTGCCCAAAAAGACGTTCTCTTCTTCTTCGCCCCATGCGATGGGGCCTATGAGATCGCTCATGCCATATTTACACACCATATCTCTGGCTATTTTCGTTGCCCTTTCGATATCGTTTGAGGCACCGGTGGTGATCTGTCCAAAGACGATCTCTTCAGCTGCCCTTCCGCCGAGCAGGCCCGTTATCTTATCCAAAATTTCTTCTTTTGACATCAAGTATTTGTCTTGAAGCGGAAGCTGCAAGGTGAACCCTAACGCATGCATTCCACGTGGAACTATGGATATCTTATGAACAGGATCCGCATTTGGAAGCACCGCCCCAACTATGGCATGACCTATTTCATGGTATGCAACTATCTTTCTTTCCTCTTCGCTTACAACTTTTGACTTTCTCTCTGGCCCTGCTATTACCCTGTCTATTGCTTCTTCGAAATCTTCGAACTCTATCTGCTTTTTTCGCCTTTGCGCTGCAAGCAAAGCCGCTTCATTAACAAGGTTTTCCAGATCCGCCCCCACAAATCCCGGCGTTCTACGAGCGAGCACTTTGGGATCCACTTTGCTGTCTATAGGCTTGCCACGCATGTGAACACGCAAAATGGCCTCTCTTCCTTTTATATCCGGAGGATCGACCAGGATTTTCTTGTCAAATCTTCCGGGCCTAAGCAAGGCGCTATCCAATATGTCAGGCCTGTTCGTTGCGGCCATGACTATAACTGCTGTATCTTTATCGAAACCGTCCATTTCAACAAGAAGCTGGTTCAGGGTTTGTTCCCTTTCATCATGACCTCCACCCAAACCGGCACCTCTCTGTCTTCCAACGGCATCTATTTCATCTATGAAAACAATAGATGGAGAATTTTGCTTAGCCTGTGTAAACAAATCTCTTACTCTTGCTGCACCAACACCCACAAAGAGTTCCACGAAGTCAGAACCGCTTATGTGGTAAAAAGGAACGTCGGCTTCACCGGCAACGGCCCGAGCAAGCAAAGTTTTACCTGTTCCGGGAGGCCCAACTAATAAGATACCTTTTGGCATTCTTGCCCCCAAAGTGTTGAAGCTTTGCGGATTTTTAAGGAATTCAACAACCGATTTGAGTTCCTCTTTGGCTTCTTCAACTCCTGCAACATCGTTGAATGTTACCTTCTTAGCGCTGGAGTTGTAAATACGAGCGGGGCTTTTCGTGAAGGTAAAAGCTTGAGAGCCTCCTCCACCCCCCATTCTTTTCATCAACACCCACCATAGCAAGAAGAACAAAGCCAACGGTATAAGAGTTCCCAATACGTTCACCCAAAGTGACGTGTTGCCAGCTGGCACAGATTTAACATTTATACCTTTTTTTATTAAGTCCTGAACGAAATTGCTACTGGTGAGCAGCCATGGAGCGTAAAGTTCATATTCACCCGTTGCAGTTATAACACGTGTATCACCACTTCCGTTTATTATGACTTCCTTTACGGGGGTGGGTTGCTCATTTACCATAGACCAAAATTTCGTGAAATCTATTTGAACAACAGGCGTTGGAGCTGTCCACATGGATCTTATAAGAAAAAATATCAAAATCAATATCAACATGTACAGAGTTATAGATTTCCAATTTGGCCCGAGTGATCTGTAATTTTTAGGCATGTTTGAAAAAGTTACCTCCTTCCTGGCTAAGAGTCAAAACTTTTTTTGTCTTAGCCGTTACCTTAAAATAATCTGTTATTCCTATTCCCACTATCCAAAGTATTTCCCCATCGCTTTGCGAAACAACGGGATATTTGTCCCTTAAAAAAAAGGGTACCTTTTTATCCTTTAAAATAGAAATGGCATCTTTTTTTTGATTCATTCCGAGTGGTTGAATTCTTTCTCCTTTTCTTACTTTTCTAAGAAATATGGGAAATTTTATCTTGTCCGCATCTACCACGGCTTCGCTTACACCATTTCCTAAATAACCATCATAATCTTTTAGATTTGCCTTTATTTTTAAAGGCAATTCTTCTACATACGTTATTGAATTAATTTTTATTTTCTTCTCTTTCCATTCACAAACAAACGGTTTTTTGCCTACCATCAAAGTATCGTCAAATTTGACTACAAAAAAATCTTTTCCTAAATTCAATTGACCAGGACCATCTTTTTCTATTAAATGAACCATTGATTCTATTTTAGCAGATGAAATCGAAATACCTCTTTGTCTTAAGAGTTCTTTTGTCATTTCCTTCAAAAGAAGGCGGTTAACATTCAGGGACTTTAGATCAAAAAATGAGTTTCCTTTATCATCACTATAAACTTTTTCGAACAATTTTTGAACTTCAATTCGCACAAAATCCTGATACCCTTCAAGTATTTGAACCGTTTGTTGTATCTTCGCTTCAATGTCAGGACAAAATTCCGATTTTATGAAGGGTATCAACTTATGCCTTATTTTATTTCTAACATATTTAATGTCTTGGTTCGTTTTATCCTCAAAAAAACTAAGTCTTCTTATTGTAACATATTCTCTTATGGTTTCTTCATCTAAAAACAAAAAAGGTTTTATGTACTTGCCATTCACAGAGCGCATGCCAACAAGGCCGCCTATGCCACTTCCCCTGAAAAGCCTTATAAAGAAATTCTCGGCTAAATCTGAAAGATGATGGGCTGTAGCCAGCTTATCTGCTTTGAATTTCTTTAAAGCTTCCTCAAAGAACTCATACCTGACAATTCTGGCAGCTTCTTCTAACGATAGTGACTTATTTTCATCCTTATATTTCAAAACATCTTTTTTACCCACAAGACACTCCATGCCCAATTCTCTTGCCATTTTGCAAACCGCCGGGCCTTCTTTATCTGCTTCTGGCCTGATCATGTGATTTAGGTGGGCAACAAAAAAATCCGCTTTGAGTTCAGAGCGAAGTTTGGCCATTGCGTACATCATGGCCACGGAATCAGCACCACCAGAAACAGCCAGCACGATTCTTTCACCTGGCAAAATCATATTTTCCCTTTTTATGAACTTCAGCAACTCATATT carries:
- a CDS encoding radical SAM protein, with product MKKATSQKETNEVVLVERHGTQKPSIALIYPNDYTSAVSNLGFNAVYTFLSKKGFDCERFVYSKEMRSIEHGRLLSDFDILAFSISFEFDVLNLIDIFRISGIPPLSKERKWKPLVIVGGALTFFNPNVFWSMADIIFHGELEGCEDFFENLRDFWLEGYRGESLLERLKDLNCLSLPSFGKKNVSISGLKDLDRSLAESSILSYKGAFGRRYLVEIERGCTRGCRFCVAGYVYRPARFMSLNEAKKRLENALRYTKKIGLVAATVSDYPYLDDLLEWMKGRVESLSVSSLRLDALTPHLIETLKELGDREITLAPEAGTQRMRDVIYKNISDEDIDAAINYVKDAGLKRVKLYFMYGLPTEKDEDLDGIIEVVKKVKRNRIIPYISLNPFIPKPWTPFEEFQMVEAKELKRRRRYLESNFRKMGVRYKFESVRLSRYQWVISTATKELSYELVNSEEPAGVLKEVEKTWKSNTENWKYVNAARDGLFTLQKKMYLKLNG
- the ftsH gene encoding ATP-dependent zinc metalloprotease FtsH — translated: MPKNYRSLGPNWKSITLYMLILILIFFLIRSMWTAPTPVVQIDFTKFWSMVNEQPTPVKEVIINGSGDTRVITATGEYELYAPWLLTSSNFVQDLIKKGINVKSVPAGNTSLWVNVLGTLIPLALFFLLWWVLMKRMGGGGGSQAFTFTKSPARIYNSSAKKVTFNDVAGVEEAKEELKSVVEFLKNPQSFNTLGARMPKGILLVGPPGTGKTLLARAVAGEADVPFYHISGSDFVELFVGVGAARVRDLFTQAKQNSPSIVFIDEIDAVGRQRGAGLGGGHDEREQTLNQLLVEMDGFDKDTAVIVMAATNRPDILDSALLRPGRFDKKILVDPPDIKGREAILRVHMRGKPIDSKVDPKVLARRTPGFVGADLENLVNEAALLAAQRRKKQIEFEDFEEAIDRVIAGPERKSKVVSEEERKIVAYHEIGHAIVGAVLPNADPVHKISIVPRGMHALGFTLQLPLQDKYLMSKEEILDKITGLLGGRAAEEIVFGQITTGASNDIERATKIARDMVCKYGMSDLIGPIAWGEEEENVFLGKQLSRMRNYSEETASEIDVQVKKIVSECYDRAKEILLKYRDKMDDIAEVLLKKETIQGEELNALLKGELGRNGKNEEGMNEESDVAKGNE
- the tilS gene encoding tRNA lysidine(34) synthetase TilS; the protein is MKYNKFEYELLKFIKRENMILPGERIVLAVSGGADSVAMMYAMAKLRSELKADFFVAHLNHMIRPEADKEGPAVCKMARELGMECLVGKKDVLKYKDENKSLSLEEAARIVRYEFFEEALKKFKADKLATAHHLSDLAENFFIRLFRGSGIGGLVGMRSVNGKYIKPFLFLDEETIREYVTIRRLSFFEDKTNQDIKYVRNKIRHKLIPFIKSEFCPDIEAKIQQTVQILEGYQDFVRIEVQKLFEKVYSDDKGNSFFDLKSLNVNRLLLKEMTKELLRQRGISISSAKIESMVHLIEKDGPGQLNLGKDFFVVKFDDTLMVGKKPFVCEWKEKKIKINSITYVEELPLKIKANLKDYDGYLGNGVSEAVVDADKIKFPIFLRKVRKGERIQPLGMNQKKDAISILKDKKVPFFLRDKYPVVSQSDGEILWIVGIGITDYFKVTAKTKKVLTLSQEGGNFFKHA